A portion of the Camelus ferus isolate YT-003-E chromosome 16, BCGSAC_Cfer_1.0, whole genome shotgun sequence genome contains these proteins:
- the TSPOAP1 gene encoding peripheral-type benzodiazepine receptor-associated protein 1 isoform X4 yields MEQLTPLPRLGDPGNMEPWALATWQSWTPHKGGEPGGASPSIADTPVALHVGELRPEESSKLQGAQRSRPVGGIEPERTETGLPSLGPGVLSSRPSCQKLEDEELEAFPQGKLKMGFGDRPNLELLRALGELQQRCAILKEENQMLRKSSFPETEEKVRRLKRKNAELAVIAKRLEERARKLQETNLRVVSAPMPSPGASLELCQKALARQRARDLSETASALLAKDKQIAALQRECRELQARLTLVGKEGPQWLHVRDFDRLLRESQREVLRLQRQIALRNQREPPAPPGPPGPAVPARAGAPAPGAPGEATPQEDVENPPVVLGEPEKQQRVQQLESELSKKRKKCESLEQEARKKQRRCEELELQLREAQTENARLVEENSRLSGRATEKQQVEWENAELRGQLLGVTQERDSALLKSQGLQSKLESLEQVLKHMREVAQRRQQLEVEHEQARLSLLQKQEEVRRLQQAQAEAQREHEGAVHLLESTLDSMQVRVRELEEQCRSQTERFSLLAQELQAFRLHPGPLDLLTSALGCSTLGDRPPPPCCCSTPQPCRGAGPKDLDLPPGSPGRCTPKSSEPAPATLAGVPRRTAKKTESLSNSSRSESIHNSPKSCPTPEVDTASEVEELEADSVSLLPAAPEGARGGARIQVFLARYSYNPFEGPNENPEAELPLTAGEYIYVYGSMDEDGFFEGELMDGRRGLVPSNFVERVSDDDLLTSLPPELADLSHSSGPELSFLSGGGGGSSSGGQSSGGRSQPRPEEEAAGDELSLSPPPEGLGEPPAVPYPRGLAILKQLAHSVVLAWEPPPEQVELRGYHICVDGELRQALGPGVPPTAVLENLDLRAGPLRVSVQALTSRGSSDPLRCCVALGARAGVVPSQLRVHRLTATSAEITWVPGNSNLAHAIYLNGEECPPAHPSTYWATFCHLRPGTLYQARVEAQLPPRGPREPGWERPEQQAATLQFTTLPAGPPDAPLDVQIEPGPSPGILIISWLPVTIDAAGTSNGVRVTGYAIYADGQKIMEVASPTAGSVLVELSQLQLLQVCREVAVRTMSPHGESADSIPAPVAPALAKACLPARVSCLSPRPGSEARPPLAPASPGPGDPSSPLRCPDPRGTQEPPGAPSASPSRETPKRSQEEPPAPCSQEEAGAAAPNASGDRKASEPTLEEQVPGPAVSSLAKEEAEQTAGEALTAPGSTPAALAQRLPCAEACRGGDTGSGLRPRAEREDTAELGVRLGNSLVDHGRNSDLSDIQEEEEEEEEEELGVRTCSFQKQVAGNSIREKGAKPEPEPCCETDSDEEILEQILELPLQQFCSKKLFSIPEEEEEEEEEEEENAEDEENEKRPGAGCSFRDPGPPEPALLGLGCDSGRPRGPGLCPLSPEPSRAGDRPEDMPGLVGGSSWRGRSGSPEKPPNRRRSPDPREHCSRLLSNAGSQASGRPGPARERGSPAVVEGTRAGPEAGGRGRPAPSRKCTRGRAPESNLASCLSPKCLEISIEYDSEEEQEAGGGGVSYTGSCHLGDGEAWGTAPVGRPRGPPKASSGPNPYPRLPAWEKGEPERRGRSATGRAKESPSRVRAHSPPWAAPCLLPPGGPACCPPAAPIPRCRVHQQRQQRLGSPEGRPSVGGGAPCGEVPGGPGQAPPSWPLRGALQKQRWLTRTYPSGSLWLCLTMTPCQCHPTLMPGRRSSPSRRARS; encoded by the exons ATGGAGCAACTGACACCCCTCCCACGGCTGGGGGACCCTGGAAACATGGAGCCCTGGGCACTGGCCACCTGGCAGAGCTGGACTCCACACAAGGGGGGCGAACCTGGAGGTGCATCCCCCAGCATTGCCGACACCCCGGTAGCTCTGCATGTTGGAGAACTGAGGCCTGAGGAGAGCTCCAAGCTGCAGGGAGCCCAAAGATCCAGGCCTGTGGGGGGCATTGAGCCTGAAAGAACAGAAACTGggctgcccagcctggggccGGGAGTGCTGAGCTCCAGACCCAGCTGCCAGAAGCTAGAGGACGAGGAGCTGGAGGCTTTCCCTCAG GGCAAGCTGAAAATGGGCTTTGGGGACAGGCCCAATCTGGAGCTGCTGAGGGCTTTGGGGGAGCTGCAGCAGCGCTGTGCCATTCTCAAGGAGGAGAACCAGATGCTG AGGAAGAGCAGCTTCCCCGAGACGGAGGAGAAGGTGCGGAGGCTGAAGCGGAAGAACGCTGAGCTGGCGGTCATTGCCAAGCGCCTGGAGGAAAGGGCCCGGAAGCTGCAGGAGACTAACCTGAGGGTG GTGAGTGCTCCTATGCCCAGTCCAGGGGCCAGCTTGGAGTTGTGCCAGAAGGCCCTGGCCCGCCAACGAGCCCGGGACCTCAGTGAGACAGCCAGTGCCCTGCTGGCCAAGGACAAGCAGATTGCTGCCTTGCAGCGGGAGTGCAGGGAGCTGCAGGCCAGGCTCACTCTGGTTGGCAAG GAGGGCCCCCAGTGGCTCCACGTGCGGGACTTCGACCGGCTGCTGCGCGAGTCCCAGCGGGAGGTGCTGCGGCTACAGAGGCAGATCGCCCTGCGCAACCAGCGGGAGCCGCCCGCGCCGCCTGGACCCCCGGGCCCTGCCGTCCCGGCCAGAGCAGGGGCGCCTGCCCCCGGGGCTCCGGGAGAG GCCACGCCGCAGGAGGATGTGGAAAACCCACCCGTGGTCCTAGGGGAGCCAGAGAAACAGCAGAGGGTGCAGCAGCTG GAATCCGAGCTTAGCAAGAAGCGGAAGAAATGCGAGAGCCTGGAGCAGGAAGCCCGGAAAAAGCAGAGGCGATGTGAGGAGCTG GAACTGCAGCTGAGGGAAGCCCAGACTGAGAATGCTCGCCTTGTGGAGGAGAACTCTCGGCTCAGTGGGAGAGCCACGGAGAAGCAGCAG GTGGAGTGGGAGAATGCAGAGCTGAGGGGCCAGCTCCTGGGGGTGACACAGGAGAGGGACTCGGCCCTTCTCAAGAGCCAGGGCCTGCAGAGCAAGCTGGAGAGCCTGGAGCAGGTGCTGAAG CACATGCGGGAGGTGGCCcagcggcggcagcagctggAGGTGGAGCATGAGCAGGCCCGGCTCAGCCTGCTGCAAAAGCAGGAGGAGGTCCGGAGGCTACAGCAG GCGCAGGCAGAAGCTCAGAGGGAACATGAAGGGGCTGTGCACCTGCTGGAG TCTACCCTGGATTCCATGCAG GTCCGGGTTCGAGAGCTGGAGGAGCAATGTCGCAGCCAGACTGAGCGCTTCAGCCTCTTGGCGCAGGAGCTCCAGGCCTTCCGCCTGCACCCGGGTCCCTTGGATCTGCTCacctctgccctgggctgcagtACCCTGGGGGACCGCCCGCCACCCCCCTGCTGCTGctccaccccccagccctgccgAGGGGCCGGCCCCAAAG ACCTTGACCTCCCACCGGGCTCCCCAGGGCGCTGCACTCCGAAGTCTTCCGAGCCTGCCCCTGCCACCCTTGCTGGGGTCCCCCGAAGGACTGCCAAGAAGACAGAATCTCTCTCCAACTCCTCTCGTTCTGAGTCCATCCACAACAGCCCCAAGTCATGCCCCACGCCCGAG GTGGACACAGCCAGTgaggtggaggagctggaggcGGACAGCGtctccctgctcccagcagcGCCGGAGGGCGCccggggaggagccaggatcCAGGTCTTCCTAGCTCGCTACAG CTACAACCCCTTCGAGGGCCCCAATGAGAACCCTGAGGCAGAGCTTCCACTCACTGCTGGCGAGTACATCTATGTCTATGGCAGCATGGACGAGGATGGCTTCTTTGAAG gGGAGCTCATGGACGGCCGAAGAGGCCTGGTCCCTTCCAATTTTGTAGAGCGGGTGTCCGACGACGACCTCCTGACATCCCTCCCTCCGGAGCTGGCCGATTTGTCCCACAGCTCAGGCCCCGAGCTCAGCTTCCTGAgcggaggtgggggtggcagcagtAGTGGGGGCCAGAGCAGCGGGGGACGCAGCCAGCCAAGACCAGAGGAAGAGGCCGCAGGGGACGAGCTCAGTCTGAGCCCCCCGCCCGAGGGCCTGGGGGAGCCCCCGGCTGTGCCTTACCCCCGAGGTCTGGCCATCCTCAAGCAGCTGGCCCACAGCGTGGTGCTGGCCTGGGAGCCGCCTCCCGAGCAGGTGGAGCTGCGGGGTTACCATATCTGTGTGGATGGGGAGCTGCGTCAGGCCCTGGGGCCCGGGGTGCCCCCCACGGCTGTGCTGGAGAACCTGGACCTGCGGGCGGGGCCCCTCCGTGTTTCCGTGCAGGCCCTGACCAGCCGGGGCAGCTCTGACCCTCTGCGCTGCTGCGTGGCGTTGGGTGCCCGGGCCGGGGTGGTACCTAGCCAGCTGCGGGTCCATCGACTGACAGCCACGTCTGCTGAGATCACCTGGGTGCCCGGCAATAGCAACTTGGCCCATGCCATCTACCTCAATGGGGAAGAGTGCCCCCCTGCCCATCCCAGCACCTACTGGGCCACCTTCTGCCACCTGCGGCCTGGTACACTCTATCAGGCCCGAGTGGAGGCTCAGCTCCCACCTCGAGGGCCCCGGGAACCAGGCTGGGAGAGGCCGGAGCAGCAGGCTGCCACCCTGCAGTTCACCACACTCCCAGCAG GCCCGCCTGATGCCCCCCTGGATGTGCAGATTGAGCCAGGGCCCTCCCCTGGAATCTTGATCATCAGCTGGCTCCCAGTAACGATTGATGCTGCTGGCACCTCCAACGGCGTCCGGGTCACAGGCTATGCCATTTATGCTGATGGGCAAAAG ATCATGGAGGTGGCCTCGCCCACAGCAGGCAGCGTGCTGGTGGAGTTGTCCCAGCTACAGCTGCTGCAGGTGTGCCGCGAGGTGGCCGTGCGCACCATGTCGCCGCACGGCGAGTCGGCCGACTCCATCCCGGCTCCTGTTGCCCCTGCCCTGGCCAAGGCTTGCTTGCCAGCCAGGGTCTCCTGCCTCTCACCACGACCAGGCTCAGAGGCCAGACCACCCCttgccccagcctccccagggcctggggacccCAGCTCTCCCCTTCGGTGCCCTGACCCCCGTGGAACTCAAGAACCCCCCGGGGCCCCCTCAGCAAGCCCTTCCAGAGAGACACCAAAAAGATCCCAAGAGGAGCCCCCAGCACCTTGCTCCCAG gaggaggccgGGGCAGCTGCACCGAATGCCTCAGGGGACAGGAAGGCCAGTGAGCCAACCTTGGAAGAGCAAGTTCCTGGCCCTGCTGTTTCCTCCCTGGCCAAGGAGGAGGCTGAGCAGACCGCGGGAGAGGCCCTCACGGCCCCCGGCTCCACCCCGGCAGCGCTGGCCCAGAGGCTGCCCTGTGCCGAGGCCTGCCGTGGAGGAGACACAGGGTCTgggctgaggcccagggctgAG CGGGAGGACACAGCAGAGCTCGGGGTCCGTCTGGGGAACTCTCTTGTGGACCATGGCCGCAATTCAGATCTGTCAGAtatccaggaggaggaggaggaggaggaggaggaggagctgggtgtCAGGACTTGCTCTTTCCAGAAGCAGGTTGCTGGCAACAGCATCAGGGAGAAGGGGGCCAAG cccGAGCCCGAGCCCTGCTGTGAGACTGACAGCGACGAGGAGATCTTGGAGCAAATCCTGGAGCTGCCCCTCCAGCAGTTCTGCAGCAAGAAGCTCTTTAGCatccctgaggaggaggaggaggaggaggaggaggaagaggagaatgcGGAGGACGAGGAGAATGAGAAGAGGCCAGGGGCAGGCTGTTCCTTCCGAGACCCTGGCCCACCTGAACCTGCAttgctggggctgggctgtgacaGCGGTCGGCCCCGAGGACCTGGCCTATGTCCCTTGTCTCCTGAGCCCTCCAGAGCTGGGGACCGCCCAGAGGACATGCCTGGACTAGTTGGTGGAAGCAGCTGGAGAGGAAGAAGCGGGTCTCCTGAGAAGCCCCCAAACCGCAGGCGGTCCCCAGATCCCCGTGAACACTGCAGCCGGCTTCTCAGCAACGCCGGGTCCCAGGCCTCGGGACGACCAGGCCCCGCACGGGAGAGGGGTAGCCCCGCTGTGGTCGAGGGCACCAGGGCTGGACCAGAGGCTGGTGGGAGAGGGCGGCCAGCTCCCTCGAGGAAGTGCACCCGTGGCCGGGCCCCAGAATCCAACCTGGCCAGCTGCCTCTCCCCGAAGTGCTTGGAAATCAGCATCGAATATGATtctgaggaagagcaggaggcgGGCGGCGGGGGCGTCAGCTACACCGGCTCCTGCCACCTTGGAGATGGGGAGGCCTGGGGCACAGCACCCGTAGGAAGGCCCCGGGGGCCTCCTAAGGCCAGTTCAGGCCCCAACCCCTACCCACGCCTCCCGGCCTGGGAGAAAGGGGAGCCAGAGCGGAGAGGCCGCAGTGCAACTGGCAGAGCCAAGGAGTCGCCCTCCCGGGTCcgtgcccactccccaccctgggcagccccctgcctgctgccacctggtggcccTGCTTGCTGCCCACCGGCTGCTCCCATTCCACGCTGCCGCGTCCATCAGCAGAG GCAACAGAGACTGGGGAGCCCAGAGGGCAGGCCATCTGTGGGCGGAGGGGCCCCCTGCGGAGAGGTGCCCGGGGGTCCAGGCCAGGCTCCACCGAGCTGG cccctccGAGGAGCCCTCCAGAAGCAGCGCTGGCTTACCAGGACCTACCCATCAGGGTCTTTGTGGCTCTGTTTGACTATGACCCCGTGTCAATGTCACCCAACCCTGATGCCGGGGAGGAGGAGCTCCCCTTCCAGGAGGGCCAGATCCTGA
- the TSPOAP1 gene encoding peripheral-type benzodiazepine receptor-associated protein 1 isoform X1 codes for MEQLTPLPRLGDPGNMEPWALATWQSWTPHKGGEPGGASPSIADTPVALHVGELRPEESSKLQGAQRSRPVGGIEPERTETGLPSLGPGVLSSRPSCQKLEDEELEAFPQGKLKMGFGDRPNLELLRALGELQQRCAILKEENQMLRKSSFPETEEKVRRLKRKNAELAVIAKRLEERARKLQETNLRVVSAPMPSPGASLELCQKALARQRARDLSETASALLAKDKQIAALQRECRELQARLTLVGKEGPQWLHVRDFDRLLRESQREVLRLQRQIALRNQREPPAPPGPPGPAVPARAGAPAPGAPGEATPQEDVENPPVVLGEPEKQQRVQQLESELSKKRKKCESLEQEARKKQRRCEELELQLREAQTENARLVEENSRLSGRATEKQQVEWENAELRGQLLGVTQERDSALLKSQGLQSKLESLEQVLKHMREVAQRRQQLEVEHEQARLSLLQKQEEVRRLQQAQAEAQREHEGAVHLLESTLDSMQVRVRELEEQCRSQTERFSLLAQELQAFRLHPGPLDLLTSALGCSTLGDRPPPPCCCSTPQPCRGAGPKDLDLPPGSPGRCTPKSSEPAPATLAGVPRRTAKKTESLSNSSRSESIHNSPKSCPTPEVDTASEVEELEADSVSLLPAAPEGARGGARIQVFLARYSYNPFEGPNENPEAELPLTAGEYIYVYGSMDEDGFFEGELMDGRRGLVPSNFVERVSDDDLLTSLPPELADLSHSSGPELSFLSGGGGGSSSGGQSSGGRSQPRPEEEAAGDELSLSPPPEGLGEPPAVPYPRGLAILKQLAHSVVLAWEPPPEQVELRGYHICVDGELRQALGPGVPPTAVLENLDLRAGPLRVSVQALTSRGSSDPLRCCVALGARAGVVPSQLRVHRLTATSAEITWVPGNSNLAHAIYLNGEECPPAHPSTYWATFCHLRPGTLYQARVEAQLPPRGPREPGWERPEQQAATLQFTTLPAGPPDAPLDVQIEPGPSPGILIISWLPVTIDAAGTSNGVRVTGYAIYADGQKIMEVASPTAGSVLVELSQLQLLQVCREVAVRTMSPHGESADSIPAPVAPALAKACLPARVSCLSPRPGSEARPPLAPASPGPGDPSSPLRCPDPRGTQEPPGAPSASPSRETPKRSQEEPPAPCSQEEAGAAAPNASGDRKASEPTLEEQVPGPAVSSLAKEEAEQTAGEALTAPGSTPAALAQRLPCAEACRGGDTGSGLRPRAEREDTAELGVRLGNSLVDHGRNSDLSDIQEEEEEEEEEELGVRTCSFQKQVAGNSIREKGAKPEPEPCCETDSDEEILEQILELPLQQFCSKKLFSIPEEEEEEEEEEEENAEDEENEKRPGAGCSFRDPGPPEPALLGLGCDSGRPRGPGLCPLSPEPSRAGDRPEDMPGLVGGSSWRGRSGSPEKPPNRRRSPDPREHCSRLLSNAGSQASGRPGPARERGSPAVVEGTRAGPEAGGRGRPAPSRKCTRGRAPESNLASCLSPKCLEISIEYDSEEEQEAGGGGVSYTGSCHLGDGEAWGTAPVGRPRGPPKASSGPNPYPRLPAWEKGEPERRGRSATGRAKESPSRATETGEPRGQAICGRRGPLRRGARGSRPGSTELAPPRSPPEAALAYQDLPIRVFVALFDYDPVSMSPNPDAGEEELPFQEGQILKVFGDKDADGFYRGEGGGRMGYIPCNMVAEVAVDSPAGRQQLLQQGYLSPDVLVEGPGNGPFVYSTARTTGPPPKPRRSKKAESEGPAQLCAGPPQRVSSAGLESPRCMVAAFDYNPRESSPNMDVEAELPFRAGDVITVFGGMDDDGFYYGELNGQRGLVPSNFLEGPEPEAGGSDREPGTPQAEGQDCADSTQGPPAPPGWPCAPGPDRFPRIELGVPLGPSKKVWGLLSKGKQLLRKLGSGKKE; via the exons ATGGAGCAACTGACACCCCTCCCACGGCTGGGGGACCCTGGAAACATGGAGCCCTGGGCACTGGCCACCTGGCAGAGCTGGACTCCACACAAGGGGGGCGAACCTGGAGGTGCATCCCCCAGCATTGCCGACACCCCGGTAGCTCTGCATGTTGGAGAACTGAGGCCTGAGGAGAGCTCCAAGCTGCAGGGAGCCCAAAGATCCAGGCCTGTGGGGGGCATTGAGCCTGAAAGAACAGAAACTGggctgcccagcctggggccGGGAGTGCTGAGCTCCAGACCCAGCTGCCAGAAGCTAGAGGACGAGGAGCTGGAGGCTTTCCCTCAG GGCAAGCTGAAAATGGGCTTTGGGGACAGGCCCAATCTGGAGCTGCTGAGGGCTTTGGGGGAGCTGCAGCAGCGCTGTGCCATTCTCAAGGAGGAGAACCAGATGCTG AGGAAGAGCAGCTTCCCCGAGACGGAGGAGAAGGTGCGGAGGCTGAAGCGGAAGAACGCTGAGCTGGCGGTCATTGCCAAGCGCCTGGAGGAAAGGGCCCGGAAGCTGCAGGAGACTAACCTGAGGGTG GTGAGTGCTCCTATGCCCAGTCCAGGGGCCAGCTTGGAGTTGTGCCAGAAGGCCCTGGCCCGCCAACGAGCCCGGGACCTCAGTGAGACAGCCAGTGCCCTGCTGGCCAAGGACAAGCAGATTGCTGCCTTGCAGCGGGAGTGCAGGGAGCTGCAGGCCAGGCTCACTCTGGTTGGCAAG GAGGGCCCCCAGTGGCTCCACGTGCGGGACTTCGACCGGCTGCTGCGCGAGTCCCAGCGGGAGGTGCTGCGGCTACAGAGGCAGATCGCCCTGCGCAACCAGCGGGAGCCGCCCGCGCCGCCTGGACCCCCGGGCCCTGCCGTCCCGGCCAGAGCAGGGGCGCCTGCCCCCGGGGCTCCGGGAGAG GCCACGCCGCAGGAGGATGTGGAAAACCCACCCGTGGTCCTAGGGGAGCCAGAGAAACAGCAGAGGGTGCAGCAGCTG GAATCCGAGCTTAGCAAGAAGCGGAAGAAATGCGAGAGCCTGGAGCAGGAAGCCCGGAAAAAGCAGAGGCGATGTGAGGAGCTG GAACTGCAGCTGAGGGAAGCCCAGACTGAGAATGCTCGCCTTGTGGAGGAGAACTCTCGGCTCAGTGGGAGAGCCACGGAGAAGCAGCAG GTGGAGTGGGAGAATGCAGAGCTGAGGGGCCAGCTCCTGGGGGTGACACAGGAGAGGGACTCGGCCCTTCTCAAGAGCCAGGGCCTGCAGAGCAAGCTGGAGAGCCTGGAGCAGGTGCTGAAG CACATGCGGGAGGTGGCCcagcggcggcagcagctggAGGTGGAGCATGAGCAGGCCCGGCTCAGCCTGCTGCAAAAGCAGGAGGAGGTCCGGAGGCTACAGCAG GCGCAGGCAGAAGCTCAGAGGGAACATGAAGGGGCTGTGCACCTGCTGGAG TCTACCCTGGATTCCATGCAG GTCCGGGTTCGAGAGCTGGAGGAGCAATGTCGCAGCCAGACTGAGCGCTTCAGCCTCTTGGCGCAGGAGCTCCAGGCCTTCCGCCTGCACCCGGGTCCCTTGGATCTGCTCacctctgccctgggctgcagtACCCTGGGGGACCGCCCGCCACCCCCCTGCTGCTGctccaccccccagccctgccgAGGGGCCGGCCCCAAAG ACCTTGACCTCCCACCGGGCTCCCCAGGGCGCTGCACTCCGAAGTCTTCCGAGCCTGCCCCTGCCACCCTTGCTGGGGTCCCCCGAAGGACTGCCAAGAAGACAGAATCTCTCTCCAACTCCTCTCGTTCTGAGTCCATCCACAACAGCCCCAAGTCATGCCCCACGCCCGAG GTGGACACAGCCAGTgaggtggaggagctggaggcGGACAGCGtctccctgctcccagcagcGCCGGAGGGCGCccggggaggagccaggatcCAGGTCTTCCTAGCTCGCTACAG CTACAACCCCTTCGAGGGCCCCAATGAGAACCCTGAGGCAGAGCTTCCACTCACTGCTGGCGAGTACATCTATGTCTATGGCAGCATGGACGAGGATGGCTTCTTTGAAG gGGAGCTCATGGACGGCCGAAGAGGCCTGGTCCCTTCCAATTTTGTAGAGCGGGTGTCCGACGACGACCTCCTGACATCCCTCCCTCCGGAGCTGGCCGATTTGTCCCACAGCTCAGGCCCCGAGCTCAGCTTCCTGAgcggaggtgggggtggcagcagtAGTGGGGGCCAGAGCAGCGGGGGACGCAGCCAGCCAAGACCAGAGGAAGAGGCCGCAGGGGACGAGCTCAGTCTGAGCCCCCCGCCCGAGGGCCTGGGGGAGCCCCCGGCTGTGCCTTACCCCCGAGGTCTGGCCATCCTCAAGCAGCTGGCCCACAGCGTGGTGCTGGCCTGGGAGCCGCCTCCCGAGCAGGTGGAGCTGCGGGGTTACCATATCTGTGTGGATGGGGAGCTGCGTCAGGCCCTGGGGCCCGGGGTGCCCCCCACGGCTGTGCTGGAGAACCTGGACCTGCGGGCGGGGCCCCTCCGTGTTTCCGTGCAGGCCCTGACCAGCCGGGGCAGCTCTGACCCTCTGCGCTGCTGCGTGGCGTTGGGTGCCCGGGCCGGGGTGGTACCTAGCCAGCTGCGGGTCCATCGACTGACAGCCACGTCTGCTGAGATCACCTGGGTGCCCGGCAATAGCAACTTGGCCCATGCCATCTACCTCAATGGGGAAGAGTGCCCCCCTGCCCATCCCAGCACCTACTGGGCCACCTTCTGCCACCTGCGGCCTGGTACACTCTATCAGGCCCGAGTGGAGGCTCAGCTCCCACCTCGAGGGCCCCGGGAACCAGGCTGGGAGAGGCCGGAGCAGCAGGCTGCCACCCTGCAGTTCACCACACTCCCAGCAG GCCCGCCTGATGCCCCCCTGGATGTGCAGATTGAGCCAGGGCCCTCCCCTGGAATCTTGATCATCAGCTGGCTCCCAGTAACGATTGATGCTGCTGGCACCTCCAACGGCGTCCGGGTCACAGGCTATGCCATTTATGCTGATGGGCAAAAG ATCATGGAGGTGGCCTCGCCCACAGCAGGCAGCGTGCTGGTGGAGTTGTCCCAGCTACAGCTGCTGCAGGTGTGCCGCGAGGTGGCCGTGCGCACCATGTCGCCGCACGGCGAGTCGGCCGACTCCATCCCGGCTCCTGTTGCCCCTGCCCTGGCCAAGGCTTGCTTGCCAGCCAGGGTCTCCTGCCTCTCACCACGACCAGGCTCAGAGGCCAGACCACCCCttgccccagcctccccagggcctggggacccCAGCTCTCCCCTTCGGTGCCCTGACCCCCGTGGAACTCAAGAACCCCCCGGGGCCCCCTCAGCAAGCCCTTCCAGAGAGACACCAAAAAGATCCCAAGAGGAGCCCCCAGCACCTTGCTCCCAG gaggaggccgGGGCAGCTGCACCGAATGCCTCAGGGGACAGGAAGGCCAGTGAGCCAACCTTGGAAGAGCAAGTTCCTGGCCCTGCTGTTTCCTCCCTGGCCAAGGAGGAGGCTGAGCAGACCGCGGGAGAGGCCCTCACGGCCCCCGGCTCCACCCCGGCAGCGCTGGCCCAGAGGCTGCCCTGTGCCGAGGCCTGCCGTGGAGGAGACACAGGGTCTgggctgaggcccagggctgAG CGGGAGGACACAGCAGAGCTCGGGGTCCGTCTGGGGAACTCTCTTGTGGACCATGGCCGCAATTCAGATCTGTCAGAtatccaggaggaggaggaggaggaggaggaggaggagctgggtgtCAGGACTTGCTCTTTCCAGAAGCAGGTTGCTGGCAACAGCATCAGGGAGAAGGGGGCCAAG cccGAGCCCGAGCCCTGCTGTGAGACTGACAGCGACGAGGAGATCTTGGAGCAAATCCTGGAGCTGCCCCTCCAGCAGTTCTGCAGCAAGAAGCTCTTTAGCatccctgaggaggaggaggaggaggaggaggaggaagaggagaatgcGGAGGACGAGGAGAATGAGAAGAGGCCAGGGGCAGGCTGTTCCTTCCGAGACCCTGGCCCACCTGAACCTGCAttgctggggctgggctgtgacaGCGGTCGGCCCCGAGGACCTGGCCTATGTCCCTTGTCTCCTGAGCCCTCCAGAGCTGGGGACCGCCCAGAGGACATGCCTGGACTAGTTGGTGGAAGCAGCTGGAGAGGAAGAAGCGGGTCTCCTGAGAAGCCCCCAAACCGCAGGCGGTCCCCAGATCCCCGTGAACACTGCAGCCGGCTTCTCAGCAACGCCGGGTCCCAGGCCTCGGGACGACCAGGCCCCGCACGGGAGAGGGGTAGCCCCGCTGTGGTCGAGGGCACCAGGGCTGGACCAGAGGCTGGTGGGAGAGGGCGGCCAGCTCCCTCGAGGAAGTGCACCCGTGGCCGGGCCCCAGAATCCAACCTGGCCAGCTGCCTCTCCCCGAAGTGCTTGGAAATCAGCATCGAATATGATtctgaggaagagcaggaggcgGGCGGCGGGGGCGTCAGCTACACCGGCTCCTGCCACCTTGGAGATGGGGAGGCCTGGGGCACAGCACCCGTAGGAAGGCCCCGGGGGCCTCCTAAGGCCAGTTCAGGCCCCAACCCCTACCCACGCCTCCCGGCCTGGGAGAAAGGGGAGCCAGAGCGGAGAGGCCGCAGTGCAACTGGCAGAGCCAAGGAGTCGCCCTCCCGG GCAACAGAGACTGGGGAGCCCAGAGGGCAGGCCATCTGTGGGCGGAGGGGCCCCCTGCGGAGAGGTGCCCGGGGGTCCAGGCCAGGCTCCACCGAGCTGG cccctccGAGGAGCCCTCCAGAAGCAGCGCTGGCTTACCAGGACCTACCCATCAGGGTCTTTGTGGCTCTGTTTGACTATGACCCCGTGTCAATGTCACCCAACCCTGATGCCGGGGAGGAGGAGCTCCCCTTCCAGGAGGGCCAGATCCTGAAG GTGTTTGGGGACAAGGATGCTGATGGCTTCTACCGGGGTGAAGGTGGGGGCCGGATGGGCTACATCCCCTGCAACATGGTGGCCGAGGTGGCTGTGGACAGCCCTGCCGGGAGACAGCAGCTGCTCCAGCAGGGTTATTTGTCCCCTGATGTCCTTGTTGAGGGTCCAG GGAACGGTCCCTTTGTGTACTCCACAGCCCGCACAACTGGGCCTCCCCCCAAACCCCGCCGCTCCAAGAAAG CTGAGTCGGAAGGCCCTGCGCAGCTCTGTGCAG ggCCACCCCAGCGGGTCTCCTCTGCTGGCCTGGAATCTCCCCGCTGCATGGTGGCTGCCTTTGACTATAACCCCCGGGAGAGCTCCCCCAACATGGACGTGGAG GCGGAGCTGCCCTTCCGGGCAGGGGACGTCATTACAGTGTTCGGGGGCATGGACGATGATGGCTTCTACTAT GGGGAACTGAATGGACAGCGGGGCCTGGTTCCATCCAACTTCCTGGAGGGCCCTGAGCCTGAGGCAGGCGGCTCAGACAGGGAGCCTGGGACGCCCCAGGCGGAGGGTCAG GACTGCGCTGACTCAACACAAGGGCCCCCAGCGCCTCCAGGCTGGCCCTGTGCTCCTGGCCCTGACCGCTTCCCCAGGATTGAGCTGGGGGTGCCACTGGGCCCAAGCAAGAAGGTGTGGGGTCTCCTCTCCAAAGGGAAGCAGCTCCTCAGGAAACTGGGCTCTGGGAAGAAGGAGTGA